Proteins co-encoded in one Octopus bimaculoides isolate UCB-OBI-ISO-001 chromosome 7, ASM119413v2, whole genome shotgun sequence genomic window:
- the LOC106872804 gene encoding synaptonemal complex protein 3 isoform X1: MNIHLSKSAFYCRQKANKNISPMSLTKVKISHKQILVSSYPSNQMPRKALKRSASPSDKEEMSPVLAQHSSPEIRDEESPNLLSVSKKKENKGVNDEEFGFEMKKMLESFEVDITKTLANKRKRLESFTQNKMKNSNKKIDEIWKMQQTERQKLYDDYCNQMNIILQQWDVDLNKSKEQEEKLLAVFKQHQKLCQQNSLIQQQKLMTLHELHEQFCKGLKELERNHQEQQSTVLSELKKEMALLQKRILMDTQQQEMANVRKSLQSMLF, from the exons atgaataTACATTTGTCAAAAAGTGCTTTTTATTGTCGACAAaaggcaaataaaaatataagtccAATGTCTCTCACCAAAGTGAAAATATCCCATAAACAGATACTCGTTTCCAGTTACCCAAGCAACCAA ATGCCGAGAAAAGCTTTGAAAAGAAGTGCATCTCCGTCAGACAAAGAAGAAATGTCACCTGTCCTTGCTCAACATAGTTCGCCAGAAATCAGAG ATGAAGAGTCACCAAATCTGCTAAGTGTGAGcaagaaaaaagagaacaaagGAGTTAACGATGAAGAATTTGG ttttgaaatgaagaaaatgctgGAATCCTTTGAAG TTGACATAACCAAAACTTTGGCAAATAAACGCAAACGCCTGGAAAGTTTTactcaaaataaaatgaaaaacagtaACAAGAAGATTGATGAAATATGGAAAATGCAACAAACTGAAAG GCAGAAGCTGTATGATGACTATTGTAATCAAATGAACATTATTCTACAACAATGGGATGTTGATTTGAACAAatcaaaagaacaagaagaaaaactacTG GCTGTCTTTAAACAGCACCAGAAGTTGTGTCAGCAGAACTCTTTAATTCAACAACAAAAGCTGATGACTCTTCATGAACTCCACGAACAATTTTGTAAG GGGTTGAAAGAATTGGAAAGaaaccaccaagaacaacaatcaACAGTACTGTCagagttaaagaaagaaatggcTTTGTTACAGAAGAGAATATTAATGGATACA caacaacaagaaatggCTAACGTTCGCAAATCTCTTCAGTCTATGCTGTTTTGA
- the LOC106872804 gene encoding synaptonemal complex protein 3 isoform X2, translating to MEARYVCIGILNTDILSKMPRKALKRSASPSDKEEMSPVLAQHSSPEIRDEESPNLLSVSKKKENKGVNDEEFGFEMKKMLESFEVDITKTLANKRKRLESFTQNKMKNSNKKIDEIWKMQQTERQKLYDDYCNQMNIILQQWDVDLNKSKEQEEKLLAVFKQHQKLCQQNSLIQQQKLMTLHELHEQFCKGLKELERNHQEQQSTVLSELKKEMALLQKRILMDTQQQEMANVRKSLQSMLF from the exons ATGGAGGCAAGGTACGTTTGCATCGGTATACTCAACACAGATATACTGTCTAAA ATGCCGAGAAAAGCTTTGAAAAGAAGTGCATCTCCGTCAGACAAAGAAGAAATGTCACCTGTCCTTGCTCAACATAGTTCGCCAGAAATCAGAG ATGAAGAGTCACCAAATCTGCTAAGTGTGAGcaagaaaaaagagaacaaagGAGTTAACGATGAAGAATTTGG ttttgaaatgaagaaaatgctgGAATCCTTTGAAG TTGACATAACCAAAACTTTGGCAAATAAACGCAAACGCCTGGAAAGTTTTactcaaaataaaatgaaaaacagtaACAAGAAGATTGATGAAATATGGAAAATGCAACAAACTGAAAG GCAGAAGCTGTATGATGACTATTGTAATCAAATGAACATTATTCTACAACAATGGGATGTTGATTTGAACAAatcaaaagaacaagaagaaaaactacTG GCTGTCTTTAAACAGCACCAGAAGTTGTGTCAGCAGAACTCTTTAATTCAACAACAAAAGCTGATGACTCTTCATGAACTCCACGAACAATTTTGTAAG GGGTTGAAAGAATTGGAAAGaaaccaccaagaacaacaatcaACAGTACTGTCagagttaaagaaagaaatggcTTTGTTACAGAAGAGAATATTAATGGATACA caacaacaagaaatggCTAACGTTCGCAAATCTCTTCAGTCTATGCTGTTTTGA
- the LOC106872804 gene encoding synaptonemal complex protein 3 isoform X3 has protein sequence MPRKALKRSASPSDKEEMSPVLAQHSSPEIRDEESPNLLSVSKKKENKGVNDEEFGFEMKKMLESFEVDITKTLANKRKRLESFTQNKMKNSNKKIDEIWKMQQTERQKLYDDYCNQMNIILQQWDVDLNKSKEQEEKLLAVFKQHQKLCQQNSLIQQQKLMTLHELHEQFCKGLKELERNHQEQQSTVLSELKKEMALLQKRILMDTQQQEMANVRKSLQSMLF, from the exons ATGCCGAGAAAAGCTTTGAAAAGAAGTGCATCTCCGTCAGACAAAGAAGAAATGTCACCTGTCCTTGCTCAACATAGTTCGCCAGAAATCAGAG ATGAAGAGTCACCAAATCTGCTAAGTGTGAGcaagaaaaaagagaacaaagGAGTTAACGATGAAGAATTTGG ttttgaaatgaagaaaatgctgGAATCCTTTGAAG TTGACATAACCAAAACTTTGGCAAATAAACGCAAACGCCTGGAAAGTTTTactcaaaataaaatgaaaaacagtaACAAGAAGATTGATGAAATATGGAAAATGCAACAAACTGAAAG GCAGAAGCTGTATGATGACTATTGTAATCAAATGAACATTATTCTACAACAATGGGATGTTGATTTGAACAAatcaaaagaacaagaagaaaaactacTG GCTGTCTTTAAACAGCACCAGAAGTTGTGTCAGCAGAACTCTTTAATTCAACAACAAAAGCTGATGACTCTTCATGAACTCCACGAACAATTTTGTAAG GGGTTGAAAGAATTGGAAAGaaaccaccaagaacaacaatcaACAGTACTGTCagagttaaagaaagaaatggcTTTGTTACAGAAGAGAATATTAATGGATACA caacaacaagaaatggCTAACGTTCGCAAATCTCTTCAGTCTATGCTGTTTTGA